The proteins below come from a single Triticum aestivum cultivar Chinese Spring chromosome 5D, IWGSC CS RefSeq v2.1, whole genome shotgun sequence genomic window:
- the LOC123124245 gene encoding sal-like protein 3 has translation MAANANCMSTNRHADDQPSLPPAISLASSTHHPNRGLSSEEENLAFSLMMLASGIRDEHPASLDHVTTPSSPLPPHVTDVPAGVSQGAPATEATSQTPASVVVVASRQVPTQVPSPSSAVAVRPNMVLEQVVPPSQATGLVTVTQPAPGLALASTQVHPIVATGKAPFSKPNKVSTRPIKTVATMAENQTPQQESQQLLHECPLCLKRFKKSRGLNVHMKTHPDGRMHPCVWCTSTFPTSSALRSHVRRSNTCGGNRPRRLAPIAAAAIAWHTIDLNMPEI, from the coding sequence ATGGCCGCCAACGCCAACTGCATGTCCACGAACCGACATGCTGATGACCAGCCTTCGCTACCACCAGCAATCTCGCTAGCATCCTCCACACACCACCCTAACCGCGGACTCAGCTCCGAGGAGGAGAACCTCGCCTTCTCTCTGATGATGCTGGCTAGTGGCATCCGTGACGAGCATCCTGCATCCCTCGACCATGTTACAACGCCGTCATCGCCTCTGCCACCACACGTGACAGATGTTCCAGCGGGTGTATCCCAGGGTGCACCGGCGACCGAGGCGACCAGCCAAACACCCGCTTCGGTGGTTGTGGTCGCTTCAAGGCAAGTTCCCACACAAGTGCCTTCACCGTCATCGGCAGTCGCTGTCAGGCCAAATATGGTGCTGGAGCAGGTGGTTCCACCGAGCCAAGCGACAGGCCTGGTGACCGTGACTCAACCAGCCCCTGGTCTGGCATTGGCATCAACCCAAGTGCATCCGATTGTCGCGACGGGCAAAGCACCATTCAGCAAGCCCAACAAAGTATCCACACGGCCGATCAAGACCGTGGCCACGATGGCGGAGAATCAGACACCACAACAGGAGAGCCAACAGCTGTTGCACGAGTGCCCGTTGTGTCTCAAGAGGTTCAAGAAGTCTCGGGGCCTTAATGTGCACATGAAAACCCATCCAGATGGGAGGATGCACCCGTGTGTGTGGTGCACGAGCACTTTCCCAACCTCCTCCGCGCTTCGCTCACACGTCAGGCGCAGCAATACCTGCGGTGGAAACAGGCCGAGAAGGCTTGCACCCATAGCCGCGGCGGCGATCGCATGGCACACCATCGACCTGAACATGCCGGAGATTTGA